The DNA region CCATCTGCGAGCCCTCATCCTGGATCTCGACCAGACCGTCCTTGAAGGCATCGACGCTGCCCAGCGGCGGGCGGCCCTTCACCCGCAGACCCAGCGGCGACCAGCGCGTCACCTCCGCCGTGATCTGCGCCTTGGCCAGCGCCTTGATCGCGCTCTGCTGGTTGGCCTTCAGCGGGTTGATGCGCAGGTCGAGCGGCGCCGCCTCCAGCAGCTTCTCCATCTCCACCCCGAAACGGTCGCCGAGCGAGGCGCGCATCGGCGCCTCGGCCCAGTCCGGGCATTCCACCCGCACCGTCTCCGGCATCTCGGGATGGTCCATGGTGTGGCTTTCCAGCGCGCGGACCAGCGCCAGCTCGTCGTCGGTCAGGCGGGCCGGGGCGAACTTGCCGCCGCTGAACATCTCCAGCACCACGCCGGCGTTGCGGTTCTCCTCCAGCAGCAGATAGGCCAGGACGCGGGCGCGCGGGGTGGCACGCTCGTAGCCGCCGCGCTCGATCCACCAGCCGAGCCGGGCATGGCGGCGCAGGATCGCATAGGCCATCTGGGCGATGGCGGTGCGGTCCTTCGAGCCGATGTAGCGGCGGTTGCGGAAATAGGCGCTCATCACCGCGTCGGCGGGGCGAGGGGTCTCGTCGATCTCGGTCAGCAGATCGATGACCGCCTGGAGGCGGGCGGCGGGTGTCATGGCGTCTGGTCCCTTGGGGTGTCTCATGGCGGCGAACGGGACCGGACGCCCGCCGGTTCCACGGGGCGGGATGCGGGCTTTCGGCGGTCCTTCGCGTATCGGCTGTCGATACAGCGTTTGCCGCCCGCTGTCACGCCTTGCCGCCGCGCGGCTGCCGCGCTCGCGGCCGAGCCATGCCGCGTCCGCCGTGACAAGCGGCCGCGACCCGGTCGAAAGTGCAGGTTGGGGATTGACGACTCGAGGTAACCACCGGCACAAACGATGGGGTGTTGTGACCTTATCGTGACCGGACCGCCAGCGCGGCCGGACGACCTGTGGGTCTTAGACGGACATTCGAATGCTGGTGGCGGAGTGCGCGATGGCGGCTGCGGCGGGGAAGACGTGTGCGCGTGACGGGGCCTGGGTCAAGGGCCTGCGGCTTTCGATGATGGGCGGCCTGCTGGCGACGCTTGCGGCCTGCGCCGGCACCGCGCCGACGGTGGACGGGCAACGCCGGACCGCCCAGCGCCCGACCTGGGATCAGGTGGCGCCCGATTTCCGCCGGCTCGCCGGCTGGATCGACGACGATCATGCCCAGGCGGTCCCGGCGGTGCAGCGCACCTGCGGCTGGGTGGGCAACCAGCCGCCGGGCAAGCCGCTGGGGCCGCTGCGCACCGCCGGCACCACCGACGACTGGCGCGCCATCTGCGCCGCCGCCCGCGACCTGCCCCCCGGCGACAGCGAGGCGGCCCGCCGCTTCTTCGAGACCTTCTTCACCCCGCGCGACGTCGGCAACGGCGAGACCGGCCTGTTCACCGGCTATTACGAGATCGAGCTGCATGGCAGCTGGACGCCGAGCGCGCGCTACACCGTCCCGCTCTATCGCATGCCGCAGCGCGGCAAGAACGGCCTGCCCAGCCGCGCCCGGATCGAAGCCGGCGCGCTGAAGGGCAAGGGGCTGGAACTGATGTGGGTCGATGACCCGATCGACGCCTTCTTCCTGGAGATCCAGGGTTCCGGCCGGGCGATCATGGCCGACGGATCGGTCGTCGGCATCCATTATTCCGGCCAGAACGGTCACAGCTATTACCCGATCGGCCGCCATATCATCGACATCGGCGACGCCACGCCGGAACAGATGTCCTTGCAGACGATCCGGCGCTGGCTGAAGGACCATCCGGCCGAGGCCCAGCGGGTGATGAACCTCAACCCCTCCTACGTCTTCTTCAAGGTCAAGCCCGAGGTCGGCGCGCGCGGCGCCCGCAACATGGAGCTGACGCCCGGCCGCAGCCTAGCGGTCGATGCCGAGCATATCCCGCTGGGTGTGCCGCTGTGGCTGGAGGTGCGCGACGCCCCGGTTCCCGGCGGCGCCATCAACCGGCTGGTGGTGGCGCAGGACACCGGCGGCGCCATCAAGGGGCCGGTACGCGGCGACCTGTTCTGGGGCCATGGCCCGCAGGCGGAGGAAGGGGCCGGCGTGATGAAGGCGCGCGGCCATTACACCATGCTGGCGCCCCGCACCCTGTCGGTCGAGACCGCGCAACGGAAATGACGGCGGACGGCTTACGGCTGGAACGGCTGACCGCGCTGCCGGACCATGGGGCGGCCGATGCCGCCCTGCCCAATAATAACCGGGCGGCCGATGCCGCCCTGCCCGGCCGCGCGGCGGCGCTGGCGGCGCTGGCGGAGATCTTCTTCGCCTCCACCACCCGGACGGAGTTCGCGTCGGCAGCCGACCGCGCCGGCTTCCTCGCCACCTGGACCGGCTGGTTCGTGGCGGAGGCGCCGCGGGACATCTGGCTGGCGCTGGCGGCGGACGGGCAGGTCATCGGCTATCTCACCGGCTGCAAGGACAGTGCCGGATCGGTGGAACTGGCGCGGCGCATCCCGAAATACGAGGTCTTCGCCGATCATTTCGCCGCCTATCCCGCCCATTTCCATGTGAATGTCCGGCCGGGCTGGCGGGAGCATAGGGTGGGGCGGCGGCTGGTCGAGCGCTTCGCCGGGGATTGCCGGGCCGACGGCCTGCCCGGCGTCCATCTGGTGACCGCCGTCTTCGCCCGCAATGTCGCGTTCTACCAGCGCGCCGGCTTCACCGACGCTTGCCAGCGCGGACCGCTGCTGTTCCTCGGCCGGCGCCTGAACACCTGACTTTCGGGATGCCGCTGTGCTAGGCAGGGTCATCCCCTTGCCGGAAAGCCCGCCGCCATGACCCGCCCGCCCCTGCTGATCGAAAGCCCGCAGAACCCGCAGTTCAAGCTGTGGGAATCGGCGCTGGAAAGCCGGGGGCTGAAAAAGAACGGCAAGTTCCTGCTGGCCGGGCTGAAGACGGTGCCGGAGGCCCTGCGCCATCATCCCGAGCGGTTCGAGCGTATCCTGTTCGCCGACCCGGCCCAGGTCGCGGGCTGGCGCCTGCCACCGGGGGTCGAGCCGGTCCAACTCGCCCCCGCCCTGTTCCGCGCGCTCGACCTGTCGGGCACCGGCTTTCCGTTGCTGGTCGGCGCGGTGCCGAAGATGCCGGCCATCGACCTCTCGCGGCCGCCCCAGGGGCTGGAACTGCTCTGCGCGCTGGGCGATCCCAGCAACCTCGGCGCCCTGCTGCGCAGCGCCGCCAGCTTCGGCGTGTCGCGCATCGTGCTGCTGGAGGGGGCGGCGCATCCCTTCCACCCCAAATGCCTGCGGGCGGCGTCGAACGCCCAGTTCGCGCTGACCCTGCTGCGCGGGCCGCGCTGGGCGGCGGTGAATGACGCGGCGGGACCGCTCTATGCGCTGGACGGCGGCGGCGCGGATCTGACGCGCTTCGACTGGCCGGCGGACATGCGGCTGATCCTGGGCGAGGAGGGCCAGGGCGTGCCGGCGGACTGCCCGGCGGCGCGGCTGTCGGTGCCGACCACCGGTGCCGTGGAGTCGCTCAACGCCACGGTGGCGGTCAGCGTGGCGCTGTTCGCGCGCTATGCGGCCGCGCGACGGTAGAGCCGCCCCCCTACCCCATCACCGACGCCAGCACCCGCGCCACCTGATCCGACCCGTAGGGCTTCCTCAGCACCGGCACGTCGGCGAACCGCTCCGGCATCGCGGCGGATTCGTCATAGCCGGTGGCGAACACGAAGGGGATCCCCAGCTCGCGCAGC from Azospirillum sp. B510 includes:
- a CDS encoding GNAT family N-acetyltransferase, with the translated sequence MTADGLRLERLTALPDHGAADAALPNNNRAADAALPGRAAALAALAEIFFASTTRTEFASAADRAGFLATWTGWFVAEAPRDIWLALAADGQVIGYLTGCKDSAGSVELARRIPKYEVFADHFAAYPAHFHVNVRPGWREHRVGRRLVERFAGDCRADGLPGVHLVTAVFARNVAFYQRAGFTDACQRGPLLFLGRRLNT
- a CDS encoding murein transglycosylase A is translated as MLVAECAMAAAAGKTCARDGAWVKGLRLSMMGGLLATLAACAGTAPTVDGQRRTAQRPTWDQVAPDFRRLAGWIDDDHAQAVPAVQRTCGWVGNQPPGKPLGPLRTAGTTDDWRAICAAARDLPPGDSEAARRFFETFFTPRDVGNGETGLFTGYYEIELHGSWTPSARYTVPLYRMPQRGKNGLPSRARIEAGALKGKGLELMWVDDPIDAFFLEIQGSGRAIMADGSVVGIHYSGQNGHSYYPIGRHIIDIGDATPEQMSLQTIRRWLKDHPAEAQRVMNLNPSYVFFKVKPEVGARGARNMELTPGRSLAVDAEHIPLGVPLWLEVRDAPVPGGAINRLVVAQDTGGAIKGPVRGDLFWGHGPQAEEGAGVMKARGHYTMLAPRTLSVETAQRK
- a CDS encoding TrmH family RNA methyltransferase, which translates into the protein MTRPPLLIESPQNPQFKLWESALESRGLKKNGKFLLAGLKTVPEALRHHPERFERILFADPAQVAGWRLPPGVEPVQLAPALFRALDLSGTGFPLLVGAVPKMPAIDLSRPPQGLELLCALGDPSNLGALLRSAASFGVSRIVLLEGAAHPFHPKCLRAASNAQFALTLLRGPRWAAVNDAAGPLYALDGGGADLTRFDWPADMRLILGEEGQGVPADCPAARLSVPTTGAVESLNATVAVSVALFARYAAARR